In the genome of Raphanus sativus cultivar WK10039 chromosome 4, ASM80110v3, whole genome shotgun sequence, one region contains:
- the LOC108851744 gene encoding uncharacterized protein LOC108851744 has translation MDKALSSEFSHSRDATQKIFECFFVGEKGSMAYKQLSSIRSAQRKANQKDKHAPLEQEELAVRKKQALKKEEAFTEMEKQTSEKKKEEFVGKKEEFVELEKQTPKKKEEDNKEDCIETYHAENASKVKDLAENASKVKEQLTVLIEGLKVQEELFKVIESHQAEIATKGYLDNFEARITGNLNTVAKEVASGVASVVGKILTSRRRSSASTQRERIMRSSATRAAHVVATVTGGSTKQQISVSIVNRYYEEAITLALDADEPTLGWTLYQLKDHMNSHPGDENKILSLLGRLVPLVTAEGGVHIGVFTLWFEAMLEKAVLKDLVITAEVHAAEEHIRARHVREQARLAAAIEGDIEKYFEQFGYGD, from the exons ATGGATAAGGCTTTGTCTAGTGAATTTAGCCACTCACGCGATGCAACCCAGAAAATCTTCGAATGCTTTTTTGTGGGTGAAAAGGGATCCATGGCTTACAAGCAGCTTTCATCGATACGTTCTGCACAGAGAAAAGCAAATCAGAAGGATAAACATGCTCCTCTTGAGCAGGAGGAGCTTGCTGTGAGGAAGAAGCAAGCTCTTAAGAAGGAGGAGGCTTTTACTGAGATGGAAAAGCAAACTTCTGAGAAGAAAAAGGAGGAGTTTGTTGGGAAGAAGGAGGAGTTTGTTGAGTTGGAGAAGCAAACTCctaagaagaaggaggaggataACAAGGAAGATTGCATCGAAACAT ATCATGCTGAGAATGCTTCTAAGGTGAAAGATCTTGCTGAGAATGCTTCTAAGGTGAAAGAGCAGCTTACTGTGTTGATTGAAGGTTTAAAAGTCCAAGAGGAGCTGTTTAAAGTGATAGAGAGCCATCAAGCTGAGATTGCGACAAAAGGTTATCTAGACAATTTTGAGGCTCGCATAACAGGAAACCTTAACACTGTGGCTAAAGAGGTAGCCAGTGGAGTGGCATCAGTTGTTGGGAAGATCCTAACCTCGCGTAGGAGATCCAGTGCATCGACACAAAGG GAGAGGATCATGAGAAGCTCTGCGACCAGAGCTGCTCATGTTGTTGCTACTGTTACTGGCGGTAGCACTAAACAACAAATTTCCGTTTCCATTGTAAATCGCTACTATGAAGAAGCCATCACTTTGGCTCTAGATGCCGATGAACCTACTTTAGGGTGGACATTGTATCAGCTTAAGGATCATATGAATTCACATCCGGGGGACGAGAATAAAATTCTTTCGTTATTAGGGCGGTTGGTGCCTCTGGTCACTGCAGAGGGAGGAGTGCACATTGGTGTGTTTACTCTTTGGTTCGAAGCAATGCTCGAGAAGGCCGTCCTTAAAGATCTGGTGATCACAGCGGAAGTACATGCGGCAGAAGAACATATCAGAGCGAGACATGTGCGTGAGCAGGCGCGTCTGGCTGCTGCTATTGAAG GAGATATCGAGAAATACTTTGAGCAGTTTGGTTATGGTGATTAA